The DNA sequence TAACCTTGAAGCTAAATCAGCTGGTACACTTGGTGGTTGAAACCTCGGTTTTGGATAAACATTATCCACAATTGGCAATGAAATGACTTGTTTAGATGAGTCACCAGGCCAGTTAGCATGTGATGCTCCAATTGTAGATACACAAGTCTCGCTAAGTGGTTTAAAGACTGATTCCCAACCATCTTTGTGATACCTCCAACCTTTAGATCTAATTATTAATGTTCGCTCTGTACCATAAGCAACTAAGAAACAATATGTAATATGATGAAtctaaaatacaaaataatgtacaaaatttcatttataatgatttatataaattcttacattttatttaagataatttttatttacctgACATCCAAATCCGCAACCTTTGTTTAAACTGCAAACCAACTTTCTTGCTTTATTGCAATCACTAGGATTTTGTAAATGCCTGAATCTTCTTTGTACAAGATCAGATAATTCTTTTGCTTCCTTTTTACGCCATTCATCATAGCCATCTGCTTTCATTAATTTGTCAATGTCTATTATGAGAGATTTTTTATGATCccaaacattttttaatgtgtcctgtatttttttttctctttgttcaTAATTAAGTTTATCAATAGTTTTCCTAAATTTACTTAGTTCTGCATTAATATAATACCTGttcaaaatattaaagtaCCGCATGTAACATTCCCATATTTTCATATACAGTGACAAACTataccttatatgctatatttACCATGTCTcttgaatattatttcttatcaTTCTTCTTAATTCTTCATATTCAGAAGAAGGGACACCGTGCTTAATATTATCCTGATGATCCAACAAATCATCATAAAGAGAAACTTTCTCAAGTTTTTCTTGTATTGAACCTAAATGGTCTCCTTGAATAGATTTTGATCTTTCTCTGGAAATTACGTTATCCTGTACAACGAAAAGATCACAGTGCTCTTTGTTTTAAACTTCAAATAAATCTGTCTGCTTTTATAATTTCTGGTATAAACTTACcctaaaattatattttttaatgcttCATTTTGTCTCTTAAGAATCTCAAAATCATTAACCATTTGAGCTAAACGTTGAgcattttctttatttgtaggACTCTCATTATTGGATGATAAATTATTAGCCTTAAAGATATGTGATACTGATATTATTAGTACCAAAAGCCATGTAGCCAATAATGCTATTCCTACTTTCCCTAACCAACCAGGTCTCCCTGACCAAAATGTTGCCATTTTTTATTATGGtaatagaattatattatatttgatgAGTCGCATTACGTCAtctataaatgtaaaattatcaCTCTTTTAATGGAAAATTGTATTACACGACAACTGTTATGTaacaaaagtaaaatattaaaagtacTTTGTAAGACAGTATTTTGTGAGTACTGAAAAGAGTTACTTGAACTCCTTTATCAGGcaattaagaaatatatattgtagGTATAACTTCACAATAACAGTACAAATTATCCTCAATAAAACTAATTTATCAGTAGGAAGTATGAATGTACAAGGTAATACATAATGAAACAAAgttaaaaaaggaaggaaaaatataatacaagacatattattaaattatcattGAAAACTTGACATTAACATGTTTT is a window from the Bombus huntii isolate Logan2020A chromosome 6, iyBomHunt1.1, whole genome shotgun sequence genome containing:
- the LOC126866521 gene encoding alpha-(1,6)-fucosyltransferase; the encoded protein is MATFWSGRPGWLGKVGIALLATWLLVLIISVSHIFKANNLSSNNESPTNKENAQRLAQMVNDFEILKRQNEALKNIILGERSKSIQGDHLGSIQEKLEKVSLYDDLLDHQDNIKHGVPSSEYEELRRMIRNNIQETWYYINAELSKFRKTIDKLNYEQREKKIQDTLKNVWDHKKSLIIDIDKLMKADGYDEWRKKEAKELSDLVQRRFRHLQNPSDCNKARKLVCSLNKGCGFGCQIHHITYCFLVAYGTERTLIIRSKGWRYHKDGWESVFKPLSETCVSTIGASHANWPGDSSKQVISLPIVDNVYPKPRFQPPSVPADLASRLEKLHGHPLVWWVGQVLKYLMRPQEHVKRTLENAKEKLGFKKPIVGVHVRRTDKVGTEAAYHDIDEYMVKVEQYFDELEPKPEVRRVFLASDDPKVITTARNRYSNYEIIGDPEIAETASVAKRYSDSSLQGIIIDIHLLSECDYLVCTFSSQVCRVAYELMQTYYPDAYNRFASLDDIYYYGGQNPHPHQAILDHKPRKEGEIELKVGDLIEVFGNHWDGYSKGYNTRTSMTGLFPSFKVKNPVDAVDFPKYPYVPLQENRNE